A single Aspergillus puulaauensis MK2 DNA, chromosome 7, nearly complete sequence DNA region contains:
- the ADE17 gene encoding phosphoribosylaminoimidazolecarboxamide formyltransferase/IMP cyclohydrolase (COG:F;~EggNog:ENOG410PFH2;~InterPro:IPR011607,IPR036914,IPR002695,IPR016193, IPR024051,IPR024050;~PFAM:PF01808,PF02142;~go_function: GO:0003824 - catalytic activity [Evidence IEA];~go_function: GO:0003937 - IMP cyclohydrolase activity [Evidence IEA];~go_function: GO:0004643 - phosphoribosylaminoimidazolecarboxamide formyltransferase activity [Evidence IEA];~go_process: GO:0006164 - purine nucleotide biosynthetic process [Evidence IEA]), which produces MSQQKSAILSVYDKTGLLDLAKGLAKHNVRLLASGGTARMIREAGFPVEDVSAITHAPEMLGGRVKTLHPAVHGGILARDIESDEKDLADQNIAKVDFVVCNLYPFKETVNKVNVTIEEAVEEIDIGGVTLLRAAAKNHSRVTILSDPEDYPEFLKELEAGEITEKSRRSYALKAFEHTADYDSAISVFFRKQYAGNGEQHLSLRYGTNPHQKPASAAMPQGKLPFKALNGSPGYVNLLDALNAWALVKELKQALGYPAAASFKHVSPAGAAVGVPLSDKERKVYMVDDIAGIESSGLAQAYARARGADRMSSFGDVLALSDVVDVTTAKIVSREVSDGVIAPGYEKEALEILSKKKGGKYLVLQIDDSYVPAGEETRTVYGIQLNQHRNDVVISPQKTFNTIITPKDLKSLPDAALRDLTVATIALKYTQSNSVCYALNGQVVGLGAGQQSRIHCTRLAGDKTDNWWMRFHDRVINIKWKAGTKRADKSNAIDLLTSGQTPRNDVEKAEYERVFEEVPKPFTQEERESWLEQLSEVAVSSDAFFPFIDNVFRAARSGVKYIAAPSGSQNDGPVFETSEKLGITFVEQGTRLFHH; this is translated from the exons ATGTCTCAACAAAAGTCTG CAATCCTTTCCGTCTACGACAAGACCGGTCTCCTAGACCTGGCAAAGGGCCTCGCTAAGCACAATGTCCGGCTTCTTGCCTCCGGTGGTACTGCGCGGATGATTCGGGAGGCTGGTTTCCCAGTTGA AGATGTTTCAGCTATCACCCACGCACCTGAGATGCTCGGTGGTCGTGTGAAGACCCTCCACCCTGCTGTCCATGGTGGTATCCTCGCCCGTGATATCGAATCCGACGAGAAGGACCTCGCCGACCAGAACATCGCCAAGGTCGACTTCGTTGTCTGCAACCTGTACCCCTTCAAGGAGACCGTCAACAAGGTCAATGTCACCATCGAGGAAGCCGTTGAGGAAATCGATATTGGCGGAGTCACTCTACTCCGTGCCGCCGCTAAGAACCACTCCCGCGTTACTATCCTCTCGGACCCCGAGGATTACCCTGAATTCCTTAAGGAACTCGAGGCTGGTGAAATCACGGAAAAGAGCCGGAGATCATACGCCCTTAAGGCTTTCGAACACACTGCAGACTATGATTCCGCCATTTCCGTTTTCTTCCGCAAGCAATATGCTGGCAACGGTGAACAGCACCTCTCTCTGCGTTACGGAACCAACCCTCACCAGAAGCCTGCGTCTGCCGCCATGCCCCAAGGCAAGCTTCCTTTCAAGGCTCTCAACGGCTCTCCTGGATATGTCAACCTTCTCGATGCTCTGAACGCCTGGGCTCTTGTGAAGGAGCTCAAGCAGGCTCTTGGAtaccctgctgctgccagctTTAAGCACGTGTCTCCTGCTGGTGCAGCTGTAGGTGTTCCTCTTAGTGACAAGGAGCGCAAGGTCTACATGGTCGACGATATTGCTGGAATCGAGTCCTCCGGTCTTGCCCAGGCTTATGCCCGTGCCCGCGGTGCTGACCGCATGTCCAGCTTCGGCGATGTTCTCGCCCTCAGTGACGTTGTCGATGTCACCACAGCCAAGATCGTTTCTCGAGAGGTCTCCGACGGTGTCATTGCTCCTGGTtatgagaaggaggctcTTGAGATCctatccaagaagaagggcggcaAGTACCTCGTGCTCCAGATCGACGACTCTTACGTTCCTGCTGGAGAGGAGACCCGTACTGTCTATGGTATTCAGCTGAACCAGCACCGCAACGATGTTGTGATCTCCCCTCAGAAGaccttcaacaccatcatcACGCCAAAGGATCTCAAGTCTCTCCCCGACGCTGCTCTGCGGGATCTCACTGTGGCAACCATCGCCCTCAAGTACACTCAGTCCAACTCTGTTTGCTATGCTCTTAACGGCCAGGTTGTTGGCCTCGGAGCCGGTCAACAGAGCCGTATCCACTGTACCCGTCTAGCAGGTGACAAGACCGACAACTGGTGGATGCGTTTCCACGACCGTGTAATCAACATTAAGTGGAAGGCTGGCACCAAGCGTGCTGACAAGAGCAACGCTATTGACCTACTCACCTCCGGCCAGACCCCTCGTAACGACGTCGAGAAGGCCGAGTACGAGCGCGTCTTCGAGGAGGTTCCTAAGCCATTCACACAGGAGGAGCGTGAATCCTGGCTCGAGCAACTGAGCGAGGTTGCTGTCTCCTCAGATGCCTTC TTCCCCTTTATCGACAACGTTTTCCGCGCTGCCCGCTCTGGTGTCAAATACATTGCTGCTCCTAGCGGTAGCCAGAACGACGGGCCTGTCTTTGAGACCTCTGAGAAGCTCGGCATTACCTTCGTCGAGCAGGGCACTCGTCTTTTCCACCACTAA